One Edaphobacter flagellatus genomic region harbors:
- a CDS encoding PAS domain-containing protein: protein MSSKSNPQAVQASFFPERQGNGRRRDDIRNEELAELVSLIPEGIVCLDRNWRITHANPEARRISNLEPHHIESESMWEMFPHLVGTELERCYRSAMETGRPEHLEHYSPLRDIWLDIRVFPIRGGIAAYFRDITDHKGAELLRDSASRQLLAVLEATTDAVVSVNRENTFTFLNRRARELLAVKGNLIGKDVWEEFPFARDHGQYHHYFHRAMNEGIPGEFEDYYPEPLNKWFSFQIRPSEEGIVVFFRDITARRKADLTFRKQQDLLSSIQQAALVATWDVELDTGQVIFGEGSYPVFGRPFSELPDLQAFTQFVLPEYVPIVANLITRTKETGEMIVTDFPIRAADGTILWIECRGQALMVDGVAVRLRGLSIDITNRKRNEERYRILADLNPQAIWMGAADGSLTYANQILLDYLGFTEDDFQGEKWLRAFHPDDRQRVLAAWKHAIATGTDYDLEARLIRAYDGRARWWWVRAQPLRDESGKIINWLGVNIDIDDRKTFAEKLQQRQEETERQRAELETIYRTAPIGLALFDPIEFRYLRVNDRQVETIGIPREKILGRRITDLIPLPGITDVFRQVAAGNSIRNHIFEGELPARPGEHRYWNCNYSPIRNSDGQVETIAAVVQEITHEKRAELALVQSEKLAAVGRLASSISHEINNPLEAITNLLYLIANSDNLPHDVADYVHIAQSELSRVCQIATQTLRFHRQAVNATYVTAQDLVEAVLNLYQGRLANSGIRVETGFSTTRRILCLENDIRQVLNNLIANAIDAMRQGGRLVVRAHDAFDLIEGEGQRIGIRITIADTGHGMSPEVRARIFEPFYTTKELNGTGLGLWISSGIVERHHGRLTLRSSQHTVHHGTVFSLFLPCLDAVQKDEHADIA from the coding sequence ATGTCGTCTAAGTCGAACCCGCAAGCAGTGCAAGCCTCGTTCTTCCCGGAACGGCAGGGCAATGGCCGGCGCCGCGACGATATACGCAACGAAGAACTGGCAGAGCTTGTCTCCCTGATCCCTGAAGGCATCGTCTGCCTTGATCGCAACTGGCGCATCACCCATGCCAATCCGGAAGCGCGGCGCATCAGCAACCTCGAGCCGCATCACATCGAGTCAGAATCGATGTGGGAGATGTTTCCCCACCTTGTCGGCACAGAGCTTGAGCGATGCTATCGCTCCGCGATGGAGACTGGCAGACCGGAACATCTCGAGCACTACAGCCCTCTCCGTGACATCTGGCTCGACATCCGTGTCTTTCCTATTCGCGGCGGCATCGCTGCGTACTTCCGCGACATCACCGATCACAAAGGCGCCGAGCTGCTGCGCGATTCGGCTTCGCGCCAGTTGCTGGCTGTGCTCGAAGCCACAACAGATGCCGTTGTTAGCGTCAACCGCGAAAACACCTTTACCTTTCTCAACCGGCGAGCGCGCGAGCTGCTGGCCGTAAAAGGCAACCTGATCGGCAAAGACGTGTGGGAAGAATTTCCCTTTGCCCGCGATCACGGCCAATATCACCACTACTTTCACCGCGCGATGAACGAAGGCATCCCCGGCGAATTCGAGGACTATTACCCGGAGCCGCTCAACAAGTGGTTTTCCTTCCAGATTCGCCCATCCGAAGAAGGCATTGTTGTCTTCTTTCGCGATATCACAGCGCGTCGCAAGGCCGACCTCACCTTCCGCAAACAGCAGGATCTCCTCTCTTCCATCCAGCAGGCGGCCCTGGTCGCAACCTGGGACGTCGAGCTGGACACGGGACAGGTCATCTTTGGCGAGGGCTCGTATCCCGTCTTCGGACGCCCGTTCTCTGAGCTGCCCGATCTGCAGGCCTTCACCCAGTTCGTCCTGCCCGAGTACGTTCCTATCGTCGCGAACCTGATTACCAGAACCAAAGAGACCGGCGAGATGATCGTGACCGACTTCCCCATCCGCGCTGCCGATGGCACCATCCTCTGGATCGAGTGCCGTGGCCAGGCACTGATGGTCGATGGCGTCGCTGTCCGCCTGCGCGGGCTCTCCATCGACATCACCAACCGCAAGCGCAACGAAGAGCGATACCGCATCCTCGCCGACCTCAATCCGCAGGCCATATGGATGGGAGCCGCCGATGGCTCTCTCACCTATGCCAACCAGATCTTGCTCGATTATCTCGGCTTCACCGAAGACGATTTCCAGGGCGAAAAATGGCTTCGCGCCTTTCATCCCGACGATCGCCAGCGCGTGCTCGCAGCCTGGAAGCACGCTATCGCCACCGGCACCGACTACGATCTCGAGGCTCGCCTCATTCGCGCCTACGATGGCCGCGCCCGCTGGTGGTGGGTTCGCGCACAGCCGCTGCGCGACGAGTCAGGAAAGATCATCAACTGGCTTGGCGTCAATATCGACATCGACGATCGCAAAACCTTCGCCGAAAAACTGCAACAACGGCAGGAGGAAACCGAGCGGCAGCGCGCCGAGCTCGAAACAATCTACCGCACCGCGCCCATCGGCCTCGCACTCTTCGACCCCATCGAGTTCCGCTACCTCCGTGTCAACGATCGACAGGTCGAAACCATCGGCATCCCTCGCGAAAAAATCCTCGGACGCCGCATCACAGACCTTATTCCTCTGCCCGGCATCACCGACGTCTTCCGCCAGGTCGCCGCCGGTAATTCGATTCGCAATCACATCTTCGAAGGCGAGCTGCCCGCACGCCCCGGAGAACACCGCTACTGGAACTGCAACTATTCACCAATCCGCAACTCAGATGGCCAGGTCGAAACCATCGCCGCCGTCGTGCAGGAGATCACGCATGAAAAGCGAGCCGAACTCGCTCTCGTGCAAAGCGAAAAGCTCGCTGCCGTAGGTCGCCTCGCAAGCTCCATCTCGCATGAGATCAACAATCCGCTCGAAGCCATCACCAATCTGCTCTATCTCATTGCCAACTCCGATAATCTGCCGCACGATGTCGCCGATTACGTTCATATCGCACAGAGCGAGCTATCACGCGTCTGCCAGATTGCTACGCAGACACTGCGCTTCCATCGCCAGGCCGTCAACGCAACCTATGTCACCGCCCAGGATCTTGTCGAAGCTGTCCTGAATCTCTACCAGGGCCGCCTGGCCAACTCCGGCATCCGCGTGGAAACCGGCTTCTCCACTACGCGCCGCATCCTTTGCCTTGAAAATGACATTCGCCAGGTACTGAATAACCTCATCGCCAACGCCATCGACGCCATGCGCCAGGGCGGCCGCCTCGTCGTGCGTGCGCACGATGCCTTCGATCTCATTGAAGGCGAGGGGCAGCGCATCGGCATCCGCATCACCATCGCTGACACAGGACACGGCATGTCACCCGAAGTCCGCGCTCGCATCTTCGAGCCCTTCTACACAACAAAGGAGCTCAATGGAACCGGCCTCGGCCTCTGGATCTCTTCCGGCATCGTCGAACGCCACCATGGCCGCCTGACACTCCGCAGCTCACAACACACCGTGCATCACGGCACCGTCTTCTCACTCTTCCTTCCCTGCCTCGATGCCGTGCAGAAGGATGAGCATGCCGATATCGCCTGA
- a CDS encoding YceH family protein: protein MLTPYKLFTMVLDPVQTRVLGSLIEKEIVTPESYPLSLNALVNACNQKSSREPVMELSEDEVRQALHTLEDENLVSTLHDSRVPKYEHRIRTVLNLRRDETAVLCLLMLRGPQTAGELRGRAERMYSFDDIAAAQATLERLASREPASESDTTSTGPLTVLLPRQPGSRESRYMHLLSGAPDLSSPVPARTAIPSAGESADTARITQLEQEVATLTAALAALQSRVERLESPS, encoded by the coding sequence ATGCTCACCCCTTATAAACTGTTCACCATGGTGCTCGACCCCGTCCAGACACGTGTTCTCGGTTCGCTGATTGAAAAAGAGATCGTTACCCCGGAGAGCTACCCACTCTCGCTGAACGCTCTGGTCAACGCCTGCAACCAGAAATCAAGCCGCGAACCCGTTATGGAGTTAAGCGAAGACGAAGTTCGCCAGGCCTTGCATACGCTCGAAGACGAAAACCTTGTCTCCACGCTGCACGACTCCCGTGTCCCCAAGTACGAGCACCGCATCCGCACCGTGCTGAACCTGCGCCGCGACGAAACTGCCGTCCTCTGCCTGCTGATGCTGCGTGGCCCCCAGACCGCAGGCGAGCTGCGTGGCCGTGCCGAGCGCATGTACTCCTTCGACGACATCGCCGCCGCACAAGCGACGCTTGAGCGCCTCGCCAGCCGTGAGCCGGCTTCCGAATCGGATACCACCTCTACCGGTCCGCTGACCGTTCTGCTGCCTCGCCAGCCGGGATCGCGCGAATCGCGCTACATGCACCTGCTCTCCGGTGCGCCCGACCTGTCGTCGCCTGTTCCTGCTCGAACAGCAATACCCTCAGCAGGCGAGTCCGCCGACACCGCGCGCATTACCCAGCTTGAGCAGGAGGTTGCTACACTCACAGCCGCGCTTGCAGCTTTGCAGTCCCGTGTTGAGCGGCTTGAGTCACCGTCTTAA
- a CDS encoding DUF882 domain-containing protein, with translation MLKTLRLGLTAILTVAVSCGLSGIARAKVGVPEIKGDVPSLESNAPYRLRLHHLHTGESIDVVYRVGDTYLPDGIAKLNYFLRDHRTQTESHYDPKEFDLLHSLLERLGRPNGEIDIVCGYRTPWSNNLLRSRSTNSGVAEHSQHMQAKAIDIRVPGVSTIALRDAALSLHEGGVGYYPVNQFVHVDVGPVREWSYGRAPSRKRVHGRVIARRAHRTNITAGE, from the coding sequence ATGTTGAAGACATTGAGGCTCGGTCTAACGGCAATTCTGACGGTGGCGGTTTCGTGTGGTTTGAGCGGAATAGCCCGGGCTAAGGTTGGCGTACCGGAAATAAAAGGCGATGTCCCGAGCTTGGAATCGAATGCGCCATACCGCCTGCGGCTACATCACCTGCACACCGGCGAGAGCATTGACGTGGTCTACCGTGTCGGAGACACGTACCTTCCCGATGGCATCGCAAAGCTGAACTACTTTCTGCGCGACCACCGTACGCAGACAGAGAGCCACTACGACCCGAAGGAGTTCGACCTGCTGCACTCGCTGCTGGAGCGGCTTGGGCGACCTAACGGCGAGATCGATATCGTCTGTGGCTATCGCACTCCCTGGAGCAATAACCTGCTGCGTTCGCGGTCCACAAACTCAGGTGTAGCGGAACATAGCCAGCATATGCAGGCCAAGGCGATTGATATTCGCGTGCCGGGTGTTTCGACGATCGCGTTACGGGATGCGGCGCTCAGCCTGCACGAGGGCGGCGTGGGGTACTATCCCGTAAACCAGTTTGTGCACGTCGATGTAGGTCCGGTCAGAGAGTGGAGTTATGGCCGAGCCCCATCGCGTAAACGCGTGCATGGACGTGTGATCGCGCGGCGAGCGCATCGCACGAATATAACTGCCGGCGAGTAA